Proteins co-encoded in one Lasioglossum baleicum chromosome 3, iyLasBale1, whole genome shotgun sequence genomic window:
- the Tango11 gene encoding transport and golgi organization 11 — protein sequence MSKTHSPTVFNGEADNFYESNFTLDLNKRMRVPKTIRVSGDYTDEDVVATNGSTWNQVSTEKYEMHVPERILVVGQDHHIGTKALPREISLENAILPHEQNIVRVQTPPRILTLDNHYFPAVDEEEQTPYVPEVKNTVSPKPRVPYSTETEIVRHVREQTPSYSALNVSIPPSEEVQHLRRQVGKLNRRVMAIELDMVQRQQRDKILYALTLTYLILKAFSWLTRN from the exons ATGTCAAAAACACATAGCCCTACTGTATTTAACGGAGAAGCTGATAACTTTTACGAATCCAATTTTACTTTGGACTTGAACAAAAGGATGCGTGTACCAAAAACCATTCGTGTGAGCGGTGACTACACGGACGAAGACGTAGTTGCCACGAATGGCTCTACTTGGAATCAAGTATCCACGGAAAAATATGAGATGCATGTTCCGGAGAGAATTTTGGTTGTTG GACAAGACCACCACATTGGTACAAAGGCACTGCCAAGAGAAATTTCATTGGAAAATGCTATACTACCTCATGAACAAAACATCGTTAGAGTACAG ACTCCTCCAAGAATTTTAACTTTGGATAATCACTACTTCCCAGCAGTTGATGAGGAAGAACAAACTCCGTATGTACCAGAGGTTAAAAATACTGTATCCCCTAAACCTCGTGTACCATATTCTACAGAAACAGAAATAGTTAGGCATGTTAG AGAACAAACACCTTCGTATAGTGCGCTCAATGTATCTATTCCACCCAGCGAAGAGGTGCAACATTTGCGTCGACAAGTAGGCAAATTAAATCGTCGTGTAATGGCTATTGAGCTGGACATGGTGCAACGCCAGCAaagagataaaattttatatgcatTAACATTAACATACTTAATCCTTAAAGCTTTCTCTTGGTTAACTAGAAACTGA